The Roseovarius indicus genome has a segment encoding these proteins:
- a CDS encoding aldehyde dehydrogenase family protein yields MSSAEAQAEKTRREEDQMTSHVAAASEHPDAAREFLRREHGLVIGADRRSAASGQTLDVLDPSNGSCLGRVPAGGQADVDLAVAAARKALDGPWGRMTPSDRSRLIWRLAESLLDHAEELATINTLENGKPIGDSLNGEVPFTADVFRYYAGWATKLNGETMTVSAPGEWHSYTRREPIGVVGQIIPWNFPLAMLAWKVAPALACGCTIVLKPAEATPMGALRLAELALEAGLPEGVLNVVTGYGAEAGAAISGHPGIEKVAFTGSTVTGRAIATAALGNLKKVSLELGGKAPTIILKDADLETAIEGAAFGSFFNAGQSCGAGTRLFAHRDVFDRVVEGVAEAGGAMRIGAGIDPDTQLGPVVSDHQQARILRLLDEGRADGAEMICGGRAADREGYFIEPTVITDVTPDMSVMREELFGPVVCAVPFDDDDLDTLAKAANDTQYGLAAAIWTNDLGRAHRLAARIKAGTVWVNTHNFNDATMPFGGFKQSGWGRDLGAQALELYSETKTVAIRLPS; encoded by the coding sequence TTGTCCAGCGCTGAGGCGCAGGCAGAGAAGACGCGAAGAGAGGAAGATCAAATGACTAGTCATGTTGCTGCGGCATCCGAACATCCGGATGCCGCCCGGGAATTCTTGCGCCGAGAGCATGGGCTTGTGATCGGTGCGGACCGTCGCTCGGCAGCTTCGGGGCAAACGCTCGATGTGCTCGACCCCTCCAATGGTTCTTGCCTTGGCCGGGTTCCTGCCGGGGGCCAAGCGGATGTCGATCTCGCCGTCGCTGCGGCCCGGAAAGCCCTCGACGGGCCGTGGGGGCGCATGACCCCTTCCGACAGGTCGCGCTTGATCTGGCGGTTGGCCGAAAGTCTTCTCGACCATGCCGAAGAACTGGCGACGATCAACACGCTGGAGAACGGCAAGCCGATCGGCGACAGCCTGAATGGAGAGGTTCCCTTTACTGCCGATGTCTTTCGCTATTATGCGGGCTGGGCCACCAAGCTGAACGGCGAGACAATGACCGTCAGCGCGCCCGGCGAGTGGCACAGCTACACGCGTCGTGAGCCGATCGGCGTGGTCGGACAGATCATTCCGTGGAATTTTCCCCTGGCGATGCTGGCTTGGAAAGTGGCACCGGCACTGGCATGTGGCTGCACCATCGTCCTGAAGCCCGCGGAGGCGACGCCCATGGGGGCTCTCAGGCTGGCGGAACTGGCCCTTGAAGCCGGTCTGCCCGAAGGTGTGCTCAACGTGGTGACGGGATATGGCGCCGAAGCCGGCGCCGCGATCTCGGGGCACCCGGGGATCGAGAAGGTGGCCTTCACTGGATCAACGGTGACTGGCCGCGCGATCGCGACGGCTGCGCTCGGGAACCTCAAGAAGGTCAGCCTCGAACTGGGTGGAAAGGCCCCGACCATCATCCTGAAGGATGCCGATCTGGAGACGGCCATCGAAGGCGCTGCCTTTGGATCGTTCTTCAATGCCGGGCAGAGCTGTGGGGCAGGGACCAGGCTGTTCGCGCATCGGGACGTATTCGACCGGGTGGTCGAGGGCGTTGCCGAGGCGGGCGGCGCCATGCGTATCGGGGCCGGAATCGATCCCGATACACAACTCGGCCCGGTCGTTTCCGACCATCAGCAGGCCCGCATTCTGAGGCTTCTGGACGAAGGCCGCGCCGACGGGGCAGAGATGATCTGCGGCGGGCGCGCGGCCGATCGCGAAGGGTACTTCATCGAGCCGACCGTTATCACGGATGTGACGCCGGACATGTCTGTCATGCGTGAAGAACTGTTTGGCCCGGTGGTTTGTGCCGTGCCGTTCGATGATGATGACCTCGACACGTTGGCCAAGGCGGCGAATGACACGCAATACGGGCTGGCCGCCGCAATCTGGACCAACGATCTCGGACGTGCACACCGTTTGGCCGCGAGGATCAAGGCTGGAACGGTCTGGGTCAACACCCACAATTTCAACGACGCGACTATGCCGTTCGGCGGCTTCAAGCAGTCGGGATGGGGTCGTGATCTCGGGGCTCAGGCGTTGGAGCTTTATTCAGAAACCAAGACGGTCGCCATCCGGCTGCCGTCATAG
- a CDS encoding SMP-30/gluconolactonase/LRE family protein: protein MDCFEILDPRFARLIDPVAFLEKLHGENRWAEGPVWFGDLRCLVWSDIPNDRMLKWEEETGAVSLFRGGMENPNGSTRDRQGRLVTCEQGGRRVLRKEMDGTVTVLADRHADGRLNSPNDVVVKSDGSVWFTDPNYGIISDYVGRKAAQEQSGCHVFRLDPATGELTVVVDNMDMPNGLAFSPDESTLYIADSGWLTDRSAPHHLRAFDVEGDKLGASRVLAEISPGIPDGLRVDVEGHLWVSAWDGVHCLTPNGELIGKIKVPEVVANLCFGGARYNRLFITATTGIYSVFLNTTGVRYASALN, encoded by the coding sequence ATGGACTGTTTCGAAATCCTCGATCCGCGTTTCGCGCGGTTGATCGACCCGGTAGCCTTTCTCGAGAAACTGCACGGCGAGAACCGCTGGGCCGAAGGGCCGGTCTGGTTCGGTGACCTGCGCTGCCTGGTCTGGAGCGACATACCGAATGACCGGATGCTGAAATGGGAAGAAGAGACCGGCGCTGTTTCGCTTTTTCGCGGGGGAATGGAGAACCCGAACGGCTCGACCCGAGATCGGCAGGGACGCTTGGTCACCTGTGAACAAGGTGGCCGCCGGGTTCTGCGTAAGGAAATGGATGGGACGGTAACCGTCCTGGCGGACCGGCACGCAGACGGACGATTGAATTCGCCGAACGACGTGGTGGTTAAATCCGATGGCTCCGTCTGGTTTACCGATCCCAACTACGGAATCATATCTGACTATGTCGGCCGCAAGGCGGCGCAAGAGCAATCGGGATGTCATGTTTTCCGGCTCGACCCGGCGACCGGTGAGCTTACGGTCGTTGTCGATAACATGGATATGCCGAACGGCCTGGCCTTTTCACCGGATGAAAGCACGCTTTACATCGCCGACAGCGGTTGGCTGACCGACCGTAGCGCGCCGCATCATCTGCGCGCCTTTGACGTGGAGGGTGACAAGCTGGGCGCCTCGCGTGTTCTGGCGGAAATCTCTCCGGGAATTCCCGACGGGCTGCGGGTAGACGTGGAAGGGCATCTATGGGTCAGCGCCTGGGATGGCGTGCATTGCCTGACACCCAACGGGGAGCTCATCGGAAAAATCAAGGTACCTGAAGTTGTTGCGAACCTCTGCTTTGGCGGGGCGCGCTACAATCGTCTGTTCATTACTGCCACGACCGGTATCTACTCGGTCTTTCTCAACACGACGGGTGTTAGGTATGCCTCTGCGCTGAATTAG
- a CDS encoding multidrug efflux RND transporter permease subunit yields the protein MAKFFIDNPVLAWVIAIFITLAGVLSLPSLPVSQYPDVAPPQVTISTRFAGAAPEDLYQQVTQPIEEELNGISGMLYFESTSDATGSVTITVTFASGTNVSQAVVDTQNRLRRVESSLPAQVQQEGLTVEEAGSSYLMFVSLFASEESGFGSIALADYATRNVLNEIRRVPGVGKAQLFSAERAMRIWIDPAKLVGLDLSVTDITAAISEQNAQVSAGSIGAQPAPAGQQTQATLLVTGQLTTPEAFETIVLRAREDGSLVRLSDVAEVELDAEYYSFKSYLNGEDAAQIGIQLSPTGNALDTAEGVRTKLEELGSSFPEGVEYSIPYDTTPFVSASIEKVVHTLLEAVALVFLVMMIFLQNLRYTVIPMLVVPIALAGTLAVMLGAGFSINVLTMFAMVLAIGILVDDAIVVVENVERIMSEEGLSPREASKKAMSQISGAIVGITLALMAVFVPLAFFPGSVGIIYQQFSLTMVVSIFFSAYLALSLTPALCATFLKPIPPGHSHEKRGPAGWFNRGFDRTSKGYSGLVGWLIRRSGRMMLVYLALVIGLGWFYARVPAGFLPQEDQGYLIVSMQGPPEATSFRMREVTKAVEGIALSTEGVSDIVTVQGFSFSGQGPNSAISFVTLDDWSERKAPGLAAGALAGQLSGQLFGIRDAIAFAISPPPIAGLGTGNGFAFRLQDRGNNGNAALQEAAGQIMAGGRESPVLGQMYIEGLTPGPQINLEIDREKANAFGVTFGEINRTISVALGSGYVNDFPNAGKMQSVIVQAKPEARASLEEVMKLNVRNMQGGMVPLSSFATADWGYGPVQIVGYNGYPSIRINGEAASGFSSGEALSEMQRLAAELPSGFTYEWTGQSLQEIESGSQAPILIGLSVLFVFLCLAGLYGSWSIPLSVMLIVPMGAVGTVAAVTTLGLANDVFFTVGLITIVGLSAKNAILIVEVTKDLITEGQGLLEATVEACRLRFRPILMTSLAFTMGVVPMAIATGPSAASQNAIGAYVVGGMISATLLGVIFAPVFFVFVMKLTGTHKKLAGKTELHI from the coding sequence GTGGCAAAGTTCTTCATCGACAACCCGGTGCTGGCGTGGGTCATCGCCATTTTCATCACGCTCGCCGGGGTGCTTTCGCTTCCGTCGCTGCCGGTTTCGCAATATCCCGACGTGGCCCCGCCACAGGTCACGATCTCGACCCGTTTTGCCGGCGCAGCGCCGGAAGACCTGTATCAGCAGGTGACCCAACCCATCGAGGAAGAACTCAACGGCATCTCGGGCATGCTCTACTTCGAGTCCACGTCAGACGCGACCGGCTCTGTCACCATCACCGTGACATTCGCCTCCGGAACCAACGTCTCGCAGGCCGTGGTCGACACCCAAAACCGGCTCAGGCGGGTCGAATCCTCATTGCCGGCACAGGTGCAGCAGGAGGGCCTGACGGTCGAGGAAGCCGGATCTAGCTACCTTATGTTCGTCTCGCTTTTCGCAAGCGAGGAGTCGGGCTTCGGGTCGATCGCCCTGGCTGATTACGCCACCCGCAACGTGCTCAACGAAATCCGCCGCGTGCCGGGCGTCGGGAAGGCTCAGCTTTTCTCTGCCGAACGCGCCATGCGCATCTGGATCGATCCGGCCAAGCTAGTGGGTCTCGACCTGTCTGTCACCGATATCACTGCTGCCATCTCGGAACAGAACGCACAGGTCTCGGCGGGCTCCATCGGCGCTCAACCGGCCCCCGCGGGCCAGCAGACGCAGGCCACGCTCCTTGTGACAGGCCAGCTGACCACGCCAGAAGCCTTCGAAACCATCGTCCTGCGCGCCCGCGAGGACGGCTCGCTCGTCCGGCTGTCCGATGTCGCCGAGGTAGAGCTCGACGCCGAATACTACTCGTTCAAATCCTATCTGAACGGCGAGGACGCCGCGCAGATCGGCATTCAGCTTTCACCCACCGGCAACGCCCTCGACACCGCAGAGGGGGTGCGCACAAAACTCGAAGAACTCGGGTCCAGCTTTCCGGAAGGCGTTGAATACTCCATTCCCTACGACACGACGCCCTTCGTTTCCGCATCCATTGAAAAGGTGGTCCACACCCTGCTCGAAGCCGTCGCGCTGGTGTTCCTGGTGATGATGATCTTCCTCCAGAACCTGCGCTACACCGTCATCCCGATGCTGGTGGTACCGATCGCGCTTGCCGGAACGCTGGCGGTGATGCTCGGCGCAGGCTTCTCGATCAACGTGCTCACCATGTTCGCCATGGTGCTCGCCATCGGCATTCTTGTCGATGATGCGATCGTCGTGGTCGAGAATGTCGAACGCATCATGTCGGAAGAGGGCCTGTCTCCGCGCGAGGCATCGAAGAAGGCGATGAGCCAGATTTCGGGCGCGATTGTCGGGATTACGCTGGCCCTCATGGCGGTCTTCGTGCCCCTGGCCTTCTTCCCGGGCTCGGTCGGTATCATTTACCAGCAATTCTCGCTCACGATGGTCGTCTCGATCTTCTTCTCGGCCTATCTTGCGCTTTCGCTTACACCGGCCCTCTGCGCCACCTTTCTCAAGCCCATTCCGCCAGGACACAGCCATGAAAAACGCGGGCCCGCCGGCTGGTTCAACCGTGGCTTCGACCGCACGTCCAAAGGTTATTCCGGCCTGGTGGGCTGGCTGATCCGCCGTTCGGGGCGCATGATGCTGGTCTACCTGGCGCTTGTGATCGGGCTGGGATGGTTCTACGCCCGGGTGCCCGCAGGCTTCCTGCCGCAGGAGGATCAGGGCTACCTGATCGTCAGCATGCAGGGCCCACCGGAGGCGACCTCCTTCCGGATGCGCGAAGTGACCAAGGCGGTCGAGGGCATCGCCCTTTCGACCGAGGGTGTCTCGGACATCGTGACCGTTCAGGGTTTCTCGTTCTCGGGGCAGGGTCCGAACTCGGCCATCAGCTTTGTGACGCTTGACGACTGGTCGGAACGCAAGGCGCCCGGGCTTGCCGCCGGCGCCCTCGCCGGCCAGCTTTCGGGTCAGCTCTTCGGCATCCGCGATGCAATCGCCTTCGCGATTTCCCCGCCCCCCATTGCCGGGCTCGGCACCGGCAATGGCTTTGCCTTTCGCCTGCAGGACCGTGGCAACAACGGGAACGCGGCGCTGCAGGAAGCAGCCGGTCAAATCATGGCAGGCGGCCGGGAAAGTCCAGTGCTCGGGCAGATGTATATCGAGGGGCTGACACCCGGCCCGCAGATCAACCTCGAGATCGACCGCGAGAAGGCCAACGCCTTCGGCGTCACGTTCGGAGAGATCAACCGGACGATTTCGGTCGCGCTTGGCTCGGGCTACGTGAACGACTTCCCCAATGCGGGAAAGATGCAAAGCGTCATCGTGCAGGCCAAGCCGGAGGCCCGGGCCAGCCTCGAGGAGGTCATGAAGCTCAACGTCCGCAACATGCAGGGCGGCATGGTGCCGCTGTCGTCCTTCGCGACGGCCGACTGGGGCTACGGACCGGTGCAGATCGTGGGCTACAACGGCTACCCCTCCATCCGCATCAACGGCGAGGCGGCATCGGGGTTCTCCTCGGGCGAAGCGCTGAGCGAGATGCAACGGCTCGCCGCCGAACTGCCATCGGGTTTTACCTATGAATGGACCGGCCAGTCGCTCCAGGAGATCGAAAGCGGCAGCCAGGCCCCGATCCTGATCGGCCTCTCGGTTCTATTCGTCTTCCTGTGCCTTGCCGGGCTTTACGGTAGCTGGTCGATCCCATTATCGGTCATGTTGATCGTGCCGATGGGCGCCGTCGGCACGGTCGCGGCGGTCACGACCCTGGGGCTGGCCAATGACGTGTTCTTTACCGTGGGCCTCATCACGATTGTCGGTCTGTCCGCAAAGAACGCGATCCTGATCGTCGAGGTCACCAAAGATCTCATCACCGAAGGGCAAGGACTGCTCGAAGCCACGGTCGAAGCCTGCCGCCTCCGGTTCCGCCCGATCCTGATGACCTCTCTGGCCTTCACCATGGGCGTCGTACCCATGGCGATCGCCACCGGGCCATCTGCGGCCAGCCAGAACGCCATCGGCGCCTATGTCGTGGGTGGAATGATCTCCGCAACCTTGCTCGGCGTGATCTTTGCCCCGGTCTTCTTCGTATTCGTGATGAAGCTCACGGGCACGCACAAGAAATTGGCCGGAAAGACGGAACTGCACATTTGA
- a CDS encoding efflux RND transporter periplasmic adaptor subunit: MALSTALSALSASAQDRPPSPVGVVVAEPEELAVSSELPGRIVATRVAEVRARVGGIIESRAYEQGSNVEKGDVLFRLDRARYEIAVEAANAALERAKAVLADARQTESRYASLKQRNVTSEAAYENAEAELLQARAGVAEARAQLRAAEVDLGYTEIRAPISGRAGRALITEGALVTAQGEAVTTIQQLDTVYADMQQPVSELLRLRRALDSGALTQVEPGAAQVKLYLDDGSLYPYPGKLLFAESSVERSSGQVTLRAEVPNPDGLLLPGMYVRVAVEQAREQGALLVPRQAIRRDASGAASVFVVDEAGTAQPRMVTPGRSIGNATTIEKGLSGGEMVIVDGFQKIGPGAPVGPVCWTDPAEPDTAAPDVCARRLDDLSRPDAE; encoded by the coding sequence ATGGCCCTTTCAACCGCGCTGTCCGCCCTGTCGGCCTCTGCCCAGGACCGCCCGCCAAGCCCCGTCGGCGTCGTGGTTGCCGAACCGGAGGAATTGGCCGTCAGCTCCGAACTGCCGGGGCGCATCGTTGCCACACGTGTCGCCGAGGTGCGCGCCCGCGTTGGAGGGATCATCGAATCCCGCGCATATGAGCAAGGCAGCAATGTCGAAAAGGGCGATGTGCTGTTCCGGCTCGACCGGGCACGCTATGAGATTGCCGTCGAGGCCGCAAACGCCGCACTGGAACGCGCCAAGGCGGTTCTGGCAGACGCGCGCCAGACCGAAAGCCGCTACGCCTCCCTGAAGCAGAGGAACGTCACCAGCGAAGCCGCCTACGAGAATGCCGAGGCGGAGCTTCTGCAGGCCAGGGCCGGCGTGGCGGAAGCCCGCGCCCAGTTGCGCGCGGCGGAAGTGGATCTCGGATACACCGAAATCCGGGCGCCGATCTCCGGCCGTGCCGGCCGCGCCCTCATCACCGAGGGGGCGCTGGTTACCGCACAAGGCGAGGCCGTAACCACCATTCAGCAGCTCGACACGGTCTATGCCGACATGCAGCAGCCCGTTTCGGAACTCCTGCGATTGCGGCGCGCCCTCGACTCGGGCGCTCTCACACAGGTTGAACCGGGCGCCGCCCAGGTGAAACTCTATCTCGACGACGGCTCGCTCTACCCTTATCCCGGCAAGCTGCTCTTCGCGGAGTCTTCGGTCGAGCGGTCCAGCGGACAGGTCACACTACGAGCCGAGGTCCCGAACCCCGACGGCCTTCTCCTTCCGGGCATGTATGTCCGCGTCGCCGTGGAACAGGCCCGCGAGCAGGGCGCGCTGCTGGTCCCTCGCCAGGCCATACGCCGCGACGCGTCAGGCGCGGCAAGCGTTTTCGTCGTCGACGAGGCGGGAACGGCCCAGCCCCGAATGGTCACGCCAGGCCGAAGCATCGGCAACGCTACGACAATTGAAAAAGGCCTGTCGGGCGGGGAAATGGTCATCGTCGACGGTTTCCAGAAAATCGGCCCCGGCGCCCCTGTTGGCCCCGTCTGTTGGACGGATCCGGCCGAGCCCGACACCGCAGCACCCGATGTCTGCGCCAGGCGTCTCGACGACCTGTCCCGCCCGGACGCGGAGTAA
- a CDS encoding DoxX family protein → MKTLPWRHIYAGLLAAFFVIGGTLNIFASDVILADYERWGYPDWFHYVTGGLEWLTAVLIASPTARQFGNLLGCGVMAAAAATVLLHGETGHAVPPLTVFVLVVLNGWITKRATARTGFRPDM, encoded by the coding sequence ATGAAAACTCTTCCTTGGCGCCATATCTATGCCGGCCTTCTCGCCGCTTTCTTTGTGATCGGCGGCACGCTCAACATTTTCGCCTCTGACGTGATCCTGGCGGATTACGAACGCTGGGGATATCCGGACTGGTTTCACTACGTCACCGGCGGGCTTGAATGGCTCACTGCGGTGCTGATCGCGTCGCCCACGGCACGGCAATTCGGCAACCTGCTTGGCTGCGGGGTGATGGCCGCAGCGGCGGCGACGGTGCTACTGCACGGTGAAACCGGCCACGCAGTGCCCCCCTTGACCGTATTCGTCCTCGTCGTTCTCAACGGCTGGATCACGAAACGCGCCACCGCCAGGACGGGCTTCCGGCCCGACATGTGA
- a CDS encoding superoxide dismutase: protein MAFELPSLNFAKSALADRGMSQETLELHHDKHHQAYVTALNGFVDKTTDLQGKSLEEIVSLSYANPDLAGVFNQAGQHWNHIHFWNALSPEGGRLPGKLETKLVEDFGSVDQFKEAFKTAAVGQFGSGWAWLIQKPDGRLSVSKTPNGVNPLATGEGTALLGLDVWEHSYYVDFRNRRPDYVANFLDKLANYEFAEANLA from the coding sequence ATGGCATTCGAACTTCCCTCCCTGAATTTCGCCAAATCCGCGCTCGCAGATCGTGGCATGAGCCAGGAAACGCTGGAGCTGCATCATGACAAGCACCACCAGGCCTATGTCACGGCCCTGAACGGGTTCGTGGATAAGACCACCGACCTGCAAGGCAAGAGCCTGGAGGAGATCGTTTCGCTCTCCTATGCAAACCCAGATCTTGCGGGCGTCTTCAATCAGGCCGGCCAGCACTGGAATCACATTCATTTCTGGAACGCACTGTCGCCCGAAGGCGGACGCCTGCCAGGTAAACTGGAAACGAAGCTCGTGGAAGATTTCGGCTCCGTCGATCAGTTCAAGGAGGCGTTCAAGACCGCCGCCGTCGGACAGTTCGGATCGGGGTGGGCGTGGTTGATCCAGAAACCCGATGGTCGGCTTTCCGTCAGCAAGACACCCAACGGTGTGAACCCCCTCGCGACCGGCGAGGGCACGGCCTTGCTGGGCCTCGACGTGTGGGAGCACAGCTACTACGTCGATTTCCGCAACCGGCGGCCCGATTATGTTGCCAACTTCCTCGACAAGCTTGCGAATTACGAGTTCGCCGAGGCCAATCTCGCCTGA
- a CDS encoding helix-turn-helix transcriptional regulator encodes MEKYDAAPRAPSERILMTLKMQGALTSTQLGERLGITSEGARQHLQKLAENGLVSEEQRAKGRGRPATYWHLTEKGQDRFPNSHAALTVDILRSISDVLGQDALERIIGAREAETQAIYRAAMVDCRSLKERVEKLAELRSAEGYMAQSEEREEGGMLFVENHCPICAAATFCQGFCRAEKMVFENVLGGGVSVERVEHIVSGARRCAYVITDDPDSAKA; translated from the coding sequence TTGGAAAAATATGACGCGGCACCGCGTGCGCCGTCCGAGCGCATTCTCATGACATTGAAGATGCAGGGCGCGCTGACCTCCACACAGCTTGGCGAGCGGCTCGGCATCACCAGCGAGGGCGCCAGGCAACATCTTCAGAAACTTGCAGAAAATGGACTGGTTTCTGAAGAGCAGCGCGCCAAGGGGCGCGGGCGCCCGGCGACGTACTGGCACCTGACCGAGAAGGGACAGGACCGTTTTCCAAATAGCCACGCGGCCCTGACAGTGGATATCCTGCGGAGCATCTCGGACGTTCTGGGACAGGATGCGCTCGAGCGGATCATCGGTGCGCGGGAAGCCGAGACGCAGGCGATCTACAGGGCGGCGATGGTTGATTGCCGCTCTCTCAAGGAACGCGTGGAAAAGCTTGCCGAGCTTCGTTCCGCGGAAGGCTATATGGCTCAATCCGAGGAGCGCGAAGAAGGAGGGATGCTCTTCGTCGAAAACCATTGTCCAATCTGCGCGGCGGCCACCTTCTGCCAGGGGTTTTGCCGCGCGGAGAAAATGGTTTTCGAAAATGTCCTTGGGGGAGGCGTCTCTGTTGAGCGCGTTGAACACATCGTATCCGGTGCACGGCGGTGCGCCTACGTGATCACGGACGACCCCGATAGTGCAAAAGCTTGA
- a CDS encoding ABC transporter permease yields MDLGNILHLGIKEIRGLARDPIMMFLILFSFTLQITSSANSASETLNRAPIAIVNEDQSPLSHRLEQAFQPPFFTETRRIGWNEMDRRMDEGLDTFALDIPPDFQSDLLAGKRPEIQLNVDATQMAQAFSGAGYVQSILSAEISEFLEGHRSDPRPPVDLQLRARFNPELNGGWFQAVMGVANSVTLLALILAGAALIREREHGTIEHLLVMPVTPLEIMISKLWSMSLVVILGTLFALVVMCNIVLGIPLQGSLALFMLGTALHLFATAALGIFLATFARSMPQFGIMMILVLLPLQVLSGAQTPRESMPDLVQNIMLIAPNTHYVILSQAVLFRGASLDVVWPQMMWLTGIAAVFFAISLRSFRGFLN; encoded by the coding sequence ATGGATCTGGGGAACATACTTCATCTTGGGATCAAGGAAATCCGCGGGCTGGCACGAGACCCGATCATGATGTTCCTGATCCTGTTCTCCTTCACCCTGCAAATCACCTCGTCGGCGAATTCGGCCAGCGAGACTCTGAACCGCGCGCCCATCGCCATCGTGAACGAGGACCAATCACCCCTCAGCCACCGCCTTGAGCAGGCGTTTCAGCCGCCATTCTTCACCGAGACAAGGCGCATCGGCTGGAATGAAATGGACCGCCGGATGGACGAAGGCCTCGATACCTTCGCCTTGGATATTCCGCCAGATTTCCAATCCGATCTTCTCGCCGGAAAACGCCCGGAGATTCAGCTCAACGTGGACGCCACCCAGATGGCACAGGCATTTTCCGGCGCCGGTTATGTTCAGTCCATCTTGTCGGCAGAGATTTCCGAATTCCTCGAAGGCCATCGCTCAGATCCGCGGCCGCCCGTCGATCTGCAGCTGCGTGCCCGGTTCAACCCCGAACTGAATGGAGGCTGGTTTCAGGCGGTGATGGGTGTTGCCAACAGCGTCACCCTGCTGGCACTGATCCTGGCCGGAGCGGCGCTGATCCGCGAGCGGGAACATGGCACCATTGAGCACCTTCTGGTCATGCCGGTCACCCCGCTCGAAATCATGATCAGCAAGCTCTGGTCAATGTCCCTCGTGGTTATCCTGGGCACACTGTTCGCACTCGTAGTGATGTGCAACATTGTGCTGGGCATCCCGCTTCAGGGTTCTCTGGCGCTCTTCATGCTGGGCACGGCGCTGCATCTCTTCGCAACTGCTGCTCTGGGGATTTTTCTCGCGACCTTCGCGCGCTCCATGCCCCAGTTTGGGATCATGATGATCCTTGTACTGCTCCCCTTACAGGTCCTTTCAGGGGCACAGACTCCGCGGGAGTCTATGCCCGACCTGGTTCAGAACATCATGCTGATTGCGCCCAACACCCACTACGTGATCCTCTCGCAAGCGGTCCTGTTTCGCGGCGCCAGTCTGGATGTCGTCTGGCCACAAATGATGTGGCTCACCGGGATCGCGGCGGTCTTCTTCGCCATATCCCTACGATCGTTCCGTGGGTTTCTGAACTGA